From Chloracidobacterium thermophilum B:
GTTTCGTGTCACCGTTGGCAGCTCTGGTCATCGGTGGTGTGACCTCGGCCGTGTGCTATGCGGCGATCCAGTGGCGCAGCCGCCTCAGCCTGGACGACACCCTCGATGTCTTTGCCTGCCATGGTGTCGGCGGCATGTGCGGCGCTTTGCTGACCGGCGTCTTTGCCCGGCAGTCGCTCAACGAAGCCGGGGCGGATGGTCTGCTGGCTGGCAACCCGAAGTTGCTGCTGATCCAGTTGATGGCCGTAGCGGCCACGCTGGCCTACACCCTGGTCGTGACGTTCGTTCTGCTGAAGCTCGTGGGTCTCATTGTGCCACTGCGCCTGTCTCCGGCGCAGGAGCGGGAGGGAATTGACCGGTCGGTGCATGGCGAAGCGGCCTATCACGAGACAACTGGCGATGATTTGTTTGACCTGGGCGCGGCTTCGGACAACCTTGACCCGGCCGTGATGTAGTCCTGGGGGTGTCCGGCGTGACCGGGCGCTGTCACTTGTTGTGAAACCGTAGCCTGGTGGGTGTTTTGTGGAACCTCTCGCGCGACTTCTCCCAGAGCTGATCCGGCTGTCCAACGGGCAGCCGGAAGTGCTTTCGGCGGCCTGCTGCGCGGCCTGGGCGCTGTCGGTCGGCGACGCCACGCTGCGGGCCAGCCGGGCGGTGGCGCTGACCGACCGCACGTTGACCGTTGCCGTCCAGGACGCCCGCTGGAAACGCCAGCTCGAAGTGCTCGCCCCTCAGATTCTGTTTCGGCTCAACGGTCTGCTGCGGCAACCGCTTGTGACCCGGATTCACATCATTGTGGACAGAAAGTTCGTGGCGGCTGAAAACCGGCGGCCGGCTCCGGCAGCCCTGCCGCCCGTCACCCTCCCGACAGAGCTGGTGGAGAGTGCCAGCGTCATCCGCGATGAAGCTTTACGCGCCCAATTCCTGCGGCTGGCCGCAGCCTGCTTTGCCCGTGACCGTCTGGCGGAAGGCTCCTGACCGGGTCCGCAGTCTCTCCGCGGCCTGTGTCGGCAAGGTGTCGTGCATCTTCCGTGGCGAAACGTAAACTAAGGGAAACATCCGATTCCGGCTTTTCCAGTCTGGGCGGCCAGCGGCAAGCCCTCTGTACCCATGTTCGTTTGCGCTGTTTGCCAGTATGCACTTGAGGATGACCTGCGTGTTCCTGCTTCTGCGATTTCCCACGTTTCGCGGGATATGCTGCATCTCAATCTGCCTTACTGGGATGAGCGCGAAGGCATCTGCCGCGACTGCCTCGACCGTTTTACCCATGCCCGGTCACGGGTAAGTCTTTATCTGCCCACTCCCGGCGGAACATCTCTGCCCAAGTTCAAAATTCTGCCCACCCCCCTGCGGCTTGGGGCGAGTCCCCGCTACACAGGCCGCGGTGTGACCATTGCTTTTCTGGATTCGGGCTTTTATCCGCACCCGGACATCACCCAGCCGGTCAACCGCATTCTCCACTACCACAACGTGTTGACGCGGCGGGCTGACCCTGCCGAGTTGGCCACGCCGGATGACTCCAGTTGGCATGGTTTGATGACCTCGGTTGTGGCGGCGGGCAATGGCTTCCTGTCCAAGGGGCTGTATCGCGGGATTGCTTCGAGCGCGAAACTGGTGCTGGTCAAGGTCGGCACCACCCGCCGGATTTACCACGACGACATCCGGCGTGGTTTGGACTGGGTGTACCGCCACCGGCACCGCTTTGGTATCCGCATTGTCAACATTTCCTGCGGCGGCGATTATGAAGCCTCGTACCTGACGGATCCGCTCTCCCAAGCGGCCGAACGGCTGGTCAAGGCCGGCGTGGTGGTGGTGGCGGCCAGTGGCAATGCCGGACACCAGCGGGAGCATCCTGTCCTACCGCCGGCCAGTGCTCCGTCGGTCATTGCCGTCGGCGGTTTTGACGACAAAAACACCCTCGACCCCAACGAACACGACGTGTATCACTCCAGTTACGGCGTGACGGTGGACGGTCTTCAGAAGCCCGAAATCATTGCACCGAGCATCTGGATTGCCGCGCCCATTCTGCCGGGGACGCCGACCGCCCAGCAGGCCGCCCTGTATGAGCAACTCAGCCGCGCGCCGGATGGCGAACTCCGCGCCATTCTGGCCCGGCACACCGGGATTGACGCCGAACTCGATGCCGCCGCGCACCTGGAGCCGTACCAACTGCGCCTGCTGGTGGAAGGCAAGATGCGCAACGAAAAGGTCATTTCCGGGCACTACAAACACGTGGACGGCACTTCATTTGCCGCACCGATTGTTTCTTCCATCGTGGCCCAGATGCTGGAAGTCAATCCGCGCCTGACGCCGCAGCAGGTCAAGCGCATTCTCATCCGTACGGCGCGGCGGTTGCCCAACATCGAAGCCGACCGCCAGGGGTGGGGCGTGGTCAATGCGCGGCTGGCCGTGGCGGCCGCGCTCAATGGCGGCGACATCCTGCCTTCAGGGCACGACTTCCACCTCAACGGGCTGTGACCGTTCGCTTTCATTCCCGAACACATCCACGGCCGTGACGAAGTAGAGATAGACCCTGCCGCGTACGCCGGTCAGGTCCTGGAAAGTCGTACGCTGGATGGGGGTGGGCGTCAGCCGGGTCGGTGGGTCATTCGTGCCGCGTTCGCGGCGATAGATGATGTAGCCCCGCAGGTCCTTCTCCGGGCTTGACGGAAAAAAGAGATTGACGATGCCGGCCGCGGAAGCGCCGGTCACGTTGGTTGGGGCGGCCGGCGGGAAGGTGTCCACGGGGCGGACCCGTAACGCTGGCGACGGGCGGCTCTCCACTGGCGCGCCCTGAACGTAGCTCACCGCCCGCACGACGTACTCATACTCCTCGCCAAACGTGAAGTCCGTCTCAGCAAACTGGGGGGTGGGCAGAGGTGCACTGTTGCGCCGGGATTCCACGGCGCTTCCGGCAGCGCGCCGATAGACGTTGAAGCGCACCTCCGTTGCCGGAGAGGCGTCAAGGTTCTGCTCCGGCGGTTGCCACTGAAGACGGATGGCTTCCTGAGTGACTGCGGCCTGCAAATCGCGTGGCGGCTGCGCCACGGACAGCGCCGGATAGACCAGGGCATATCCCGACAGGGGAGACGGGCGCCCACGGGCATCCACCAGCCGGATGGCATACCGAATCCGTTTGTCTTTCCAGCTTGTGTCTTGGGGGTCGAAGGCATCCGCGTAGGCCGGCCCTGCGCCGGAAGACAACTCCTGACCGGTAAGCGACCCGATAAGCCGCGCGTCCTGCACAAAGCGGTCTTCCGGCAGCGCCAGCGGGGCGTTGCGGGGTTCAATCCGGCGCAGAATATCGGCGCGCGCGGCCCGGTCGGTGGCGACAAAGCGCACCACAATCTGGTCGCCGTACTGGGTTGCAGTTGGCTCACCGGCCGCCGCCAGCGTGAAACGCGGCGGAGGCACGGGCGGCCCGACTTTGGCGCAACCGGCGCTGCCCAGCGCCAGCAACAGCCCGCTCCAGGCCAGCCAGAGCCGGACGGTCTGCCGCCAGCCCAAGTGGGGCTGCAACTCCCCGTCAGAGGATGTACTTGCTGAGGTCTTCATCCTGCACGATGTCGGCCAGAACCTTGCGGACGTATTCGGCATCCACGCGGAAGTGCTTGTCTTCCAGGTCGGGCGCCATGAAGGACACCTCATCAAGCACCTTTTCCATCACCGTGTGCAGCCGGCGGGCACCGATGTTTTCGGTGTTCTGATTGACGGTGTAGGCAAAGTCGGCGACGGCTTCAATGGCATCTTCGGTGATCTCAAGCGTGACGCCTTCCGTTTCGAGCAGGGCAACGTACTGCCGGATGAGTGAGTTGCGCGGCTCGGTCAGAATCCGTTTGAAGTCTTCCTTGGTCAGGGGATCGAGATTGACGCGGATGGGAAAACGTCCCTGAAGCTCCGGGATGAGGTCCGAGGGTTTCGAGACGTGAAAGGCCCCGGCGGCAATGAACAGGATGTGGTCCGTCCGCACCATGCCGTAGCGCGTGTTGACCGTCGTGCCTTCGATGATGGGCAGGATGTCGCGCTGGACGCCTTCGCGGGAAACATCGGGGCCATTGCTGTTTTCGCGGCCGGCAATCTTGTCAATTTCATCCAGAAACACGATACCGGATTCCTCGACGCGCTCGACAGCGAGGCGCGCCACCTGATCCATGTCCACCAGTTTTTGCTCTTCCTCCTGGGTCAGGTACTCTACGGCCTCCCGTACGGACATGTTGCGCACCTTCGTGCGCGTTCCTGGAAACATACCCGGCAGCATGTCCCGCAGGTTGATGTCCATTTCCTCGATGCCCTGGGGCGTGATGATTTCGATGCCGGAGGGAAAACCACGTTCCTTGACCTCGATTTCCACAAGCCGGTTGTCGAGCCGGCCTTCACGCAACTGCTGGCGGAGTTTTTCGCGCGTCCGCTGGAAGGCGGCTTCATCCTCCGGCGCGGCGGCCTCACTGTCACGGCGGGTTGGGAGCAGGATGTCCAGCAGCCGTTCCTCGGCGTTCTGGCGGGCCTTTTCCCCGATTTCCGCAATCTTTTCCTCCCGCACGAGGTCAATGGCAATGTCCACGAGATCGCGGATGATGGATTCCACATCGCGCCCGACGTAGCCGACTTCGGTAAACTTCGAGGCTTCGACCTTCAGAAACGGCGAGTTGGCCAGACGCGCCAGACGCCGGGCAATTTCGGTTTTGCCCACGCCGGTCGAGCCAATCATGATGATGTTCTTCGGAATGACATCCTGTGCCAGGTCAGGCGGTAACTTCTGGCGGCGGATGCGGTTGCGCAGGGCAATGGCTACAGCCCGCTTGGCAGCGGCCTGACCGACAACGTACTTGTCGAGTTCCTGAACAATTTGGCGGGGCGTCAGATCATCGAGGCGAGGCGTGTCTTCAACCGTGCCGGGGAGGTAAATGACCATGGGTGTCAAGCGGGCGGGATCAGAGGTGTTCTTCCCATCCTGAAACGGTAACGGGGCAGTGGGTCCATGCCCGTGCACATAATCCGATTGCCCGGTCTTGTCAACAGACGGGCGGCGGGAACAAAACCGTCTGGAAAAGGATTCGTTGAACCGCCCGCGCGCCGTCAACCTCACGGCTGGACGTTCTGCAACCAGGTCGGAATGGCCGCCAGCATTTCGTCGCGCACGCGGCGAAAGTCAGCCAGGTCATCCGTCTGGGCCGGGTCAAAGAAGCTGTGGTGCAGTTTCCGGCCCGAACCCAGCCATACCGGACAATCTCCGGCGGCCGCGTCACAGACGGTCACAACCAGATCAAAGGCCTGATCCTGAAGCTCATCGGCGTGTTTGGAGCGCCCCGCGTGCCGGATACCGATTTCTTCCAGCACGGCCAAGGCTTTGGGGTGCACGTAGCCGGCAGGCCGGGTGCCGGCGCTGAACGCCTGCCACTCACCGGCATACCGGGCATTGACGATGGCTTCCGCCATCTGCGAGCGGCAGGAGTTGCCGGTACACAAAAACAACACCTTTTTCACGGGGTTTGCCTCCTGGTTCGTCAGTGTCGGCTGTCAATGTCGCCGTTGCAGCATGAAGTCGGCGTACATGTCGAGCAGCTTCCGGTGCGGCCCGGCCGGTAGGACGGACAGGTGCTGCTTGGCGTCCACCAGATAACGGATGGCAAGGTCGCGGGCAAAGGCAATCGAGCCGGTTTCTTCGAGCAGGGCAATGGCTTCGGGCAACTCTCCATTGAGATCGCGTTTCCCCAGCAACTCCAGGAAGCGGCGGCGGGCCGCGGGCGATGCATGCTGGAGAAAGTGAATGACAATGAGCGTCTTTTTGCCTTCACGAATGTCAAGACCGAGCGGCTTGCCCAGACGTAGCGGGTCGGCCTGCAGGTCGAGCACGTCATCCCAGATTTGAAATGCTGTGCCGATGTTTTCCCCGAAGGTCGCCATGGCTTGCAGATCGGCTTCGTCGGCGTCCGCCGTCAGCATCCCGAAGATGCAGCTTGCCCGGTACAGCGCCGAGGTCTTGCGGGCGGCCATGCGCAGGTAGTCTTCAATGGTCAAATCCAGGCGGCGCTCGAAATAGAGATCGTCAAACTGCCCGTAGCACATCTGTTTCGCCGTCTGGCCCAGGATGTGCACCATCCGCAGGGCATGGTGACGGATGCGGGAGGCCTGCTCGACGGCTTTGGCATAGAGCAGATCACCGACCAGCAGGGAAAGGTTCAGTCCGAAACGGGTGTGGAGCGTGGGGCGGCCGTGCCGTTCAGGGCTGCCATCCATCATGTCGTCGTGGATGAGCGAGAGATTGTGCAGGTACTCCACGGCCAGTGCCGGCGGCAGGGCCGCTTCCAGTGTGCCGCCCGCCGCCTCGGCCGTGGTGATGACCAGAAACGGACGGAGCCGTTTGCCCTTGCCGTCAAACAGGTGCAGGACCGCCTGACGGAGTTCCGGCTGTGTGACTTCGCTCAGGTCCT
This genomic window contains:
- a CDS encoding arsenate reductase ArsC → MKKVLFLCTGNSCRSQMAEAIVNARYAGEWQAFSAGTRPAGYVHPKALAVLEEIGIRHAGRSKHADELQDQAFDLVVTVCDAAAGDCPVWLGSGRKLHHSFFDPAQTDDLADFRRVRDEMLAAIPTWLQNVQP
- a CDS encoding DciA family protein; translated protein: MEPLARLLPELIRLSNGQPEVLSAACCAAWALSVGDATLRASRAVALTDRTLTVAVQDARWKRQLEVLAPQILFRLNGLLRQPLVTRIHIIVDRKFVAAENRRPAPAALPPVTLPTELVESASVIRDEALRAQFLRLAAACFARDRLAEGS
- a CDS encoding S8 family serine peptidase encodes the protein MLHLNLPYWDEREGICRDCLDRFTHARSRVSLYLPTPGGTSLPKFKILPTPLRLGASPRYTGRGVTIAFLDSGFYPHPDITQPVNRILHYHNVLTRRADPAELATPDDSSWHGLMTSVVAAGNGFLSKGLYRGIASSAKLVLVKVGTTRRIYHDDIRRGLDWVYRHRHRFGIRIVNISCGGDYEASYLTDPLSQAAERLVKAGVVVVAASGNAGHQREHPVLPPASAPSVIAVGGFDDKNTLDPNEHDVYHSSYGVTVDGLQKPEIIAPSIWIAAPILPGTPTAQQAALYEQLSRAPDGELRAILARHTGIDAELDAAAHLEPYQLRLLVEGKMRNEKVISGHYKHVDGTSFAAPIVSSIVAQMLEVNPRLTPQQVKRILIRTARRLPNIEADRQGWGVVNARLAVAAALNGGDILPSGHDFHLNGL
- a CDS encoding polyprenyl synthetase family protein, which translates into the protein MTHVPANAVPTTNGLSIIPPGLSLPTTFAPLVERIQTVAHLVETAIAEDLSEVTQPELRQAVLHLFDGKGKRLRPFLVITTAEAAGGTLEAALPPALAVEYLHNLSLIHDDMMDGSPERHGRPTLHTRFGLNLSLLVGDLLYAKAVEQASRIRHHALRMVHILGQTAKQMCYGQFDDLYFERRLDLTIEDYLRMAARKTSALYRASCIFGMLTADADEADLQAMATFGENIGTAFQIWDDVLDLQADPLRLGKPLGLDIREGKKTLIVIHFLQHASPAARRRFLELLGKRDLNGELPEAIALLEETGSIAFARDLAIRYLVDAKQHLSVLPAGPHRKLLDMYADFMLQRRH
- the hslU gene encoding ATP-dependent protease ATPase subunit HslU, with protein sequence MVIYLPGTVEDTPRLDDLTPRQIVQELDKYVVGQAAAKRAVAIALRNRIRRQKLPPDLAQDVIPKNIIMIGSTGVGKTEIARRLARLANSPFLKVEASKFTEVGYVGRDVESIIRDLVDIAIDLVREEKIAEIGEKARQNAEERLLDILLPTRRDSEAAAPEDEAAFQRTREKLRQQLREGRLDNRLVEIEVKERGFPSGIEIITPQGIEEMDINLRDMLPGMFPGTRTKVRNMSVREAVEYLTQEEEQKLVDMDQVARLAVERVEESGIVFLDEIDKIAGRENSNGPDVSREGVQRDILPIIEGTTVNTRYGMVRTDHILFIAAGAFHVSKPSDLIPELQGRFPIRVNLDPLTKEDFKRILTEPRNSLIRQYVALLETEGVTLEITEDAIEAVADFAYTVNQNTENIGARRLHTVMEKVLDEVSFMAPDLEDKHFRVDAEYVRKVLADIVQDEDLSKYIL
- a CDS encoding fibronectin type III domain-containing protein; the encoded protein is MKTSASTSSDGELQPHLGWRQTVRLWLAWSGLLLALGSAGCAKVGPPVPPPRFTLAAAGEPTATQYGDQIVVRFVATDRAARADILRRIEPRNAPLALPEDRFVQDARLIGSLTGQELSSGAGPAYADAFDPQDTSWKDKRIRYAIRLVDARGRPSPLSGYALVYPALSVAQPPRDLQAAVTQEAIRLQWQPPEQNLDASPATEVRFNVYRRAAGSAVESRRNSAPLPTPQFAETDFTFGEEYEYVVRAVSYVQGAPVESRPSPALRVRPVDTFPPAAPTNVTGASAAGIVNLFFPSSPEKDLRGYIIYRRERGTNDPPTRLTPTPIQRTTFQDLTGVRGRVYLYFVTAVDVFGNESERSQPVEVEVVP